Genomic window (Clostridia bacterium):
ATTATTTTTATCCTTATGGACTTTGCCGTTAGGTAAATATTTTGAATAGACATTAAAATAAAATTTATTAAACTTTTGCCAAAGCTTGGCGCATTTATATGCAAAAGCGCTGGCTATCTCGTCAAGTCCGTATCTAACTAATCCTTGATATATCAGATAATTGACATAAGGTATAATCGTTCCGCGATATTCGAGATACTGCGGTTTTTTACCCGAAACATCGTTCGCCTTTTTGCCGTATTCCTTATTATTTTTAGACAAAGTTGGGATCACAAATTCTCCCCAAAACTTTTTCTTGTCCGTAAGGTTGTCAGCCAAAGCTCTCAATTGTTCAGGGCTTTGAACAGCTCCCGCAATCAAAGGATAAAAGCTGGTTGCACCATAGTTTTCGGGCCATGAATCATCGGTATATCTATTTAGATATAATCCTAATTTTTCGTTATAAAACTTTTCATTGATTTTTTGCTTCAATACTTTTTTGGCTTCGCCATACTCGCTAGCTTCGGGAATCAAGAATTTTACAGCCATTCTTTCAAGTATGTCATAAGCAAGCAGCTTAAGACAGCTTTGATCCAAAGAATACATAGGCTTAATATTGGATGTTTCTTTCATGGGCGAATCAACCCATTTATAAGCAATAAGAGTTTTTTCCTTGCTCTCGTCAAGTACAAGCTTGCCGTCAGGCGGGTAAAGTTTTGAAAACTTAGAATATAACTTTATAAAGCTGGACTTATCTTTTGTACGCACAAAAATTTGATACGCAGCAATAAGTCCGAAAATGTTATCTTCTGCTGTATATATAAGCTGATTTTCTACATTAATGCTGTCGCTAGCCCACGAAGAGATAAGCGCACAAGCATTTTCATCTATGCCAAACAAGTCAAAATTATCATTAAGTTTTAGTCTTTTTGCGGTAGATATTGTATTGAGAAGATAAGGATAATAAACTCTGGACCACATAGACGCATTAAACATACACTCTACCCCAGTACCCAGAATGCCTGTTCCGTATGTCTTGTTGACGCTGTATTTTAGATCTCCGGTCGTTTCAATGAGTTTATCTATTTTGTCCATGTTGGGAATATCAAAAGCCAAAATCTTTTCATCGCCTATGGCGCAATAAAGATATACCGTGGGCTGATAGTTATTGATGATAAATTCCATCATAACTTCGTTAAACGCCCCGTTAGCCGAATCTAGCGGCTTATTGTAGCTTTGCGCCATAAAATATTCACGATTGGGCTTGTCGTCCAAAATTACTTGATAACGATTTTTAAAAACAGAATAGGGTTCGTTAAGCTGAATATCCCCTGGAATTACCGCGACATATGGAGAGCGTCCCTTTACATATGAGCCTTCAATACTAATTTCTCCAGGCCAGCCAAAACAAGGATAAAAAATCACCCTGACTCTTAATCTTCTGCTTGCTGTGATTTGGATACCTAATCCCTGTTCGCCCTGTCTAATCCATTTTACAGATAAAGGCCCGCTGTTAAAATTGGCATAATTGCCGTCTTCAGAATAAACACTATATTTTGATAATGACGCTACAAAATCTTCATTTTCAAGCCATTTGCGGCCGTTATGATAAGTAACCTTTACTCCCCACAACGAGCCGTTTTTTCCTATCAACATTGCGCCGTTGATTGCAGAATAATCAAGCCCCGCTCCTATTATATATTTTGACGGATAATTTTCGTTTTTTATTGCTGGACCTTTGGGTTCTTCTTTATAAAACTTTTCTAAGTACGGAGGCCGGAATGTAAAGCCGTATTCTTTATTGATATATCTCATAAAAATATAAACCTTTTAACATCAAACTTGATTATTAAAAAAGATTATATCATAAAATCATATTATAAGCCATAACTTACACAAAAGTTCTCAATAAACCAGCCTTGCTGTATCAGGTAAAGTTAAAATTTTGTCTTTTTCTGCCTGAATTCGATAAATTTCTCTGCTTAATCTTTCATCAGGAATCATGTAAATTCGTTTTCCTGCCCAAATCGTTTCACATTCTTTTGAAAACGCACCCGTAAATACTTTTGTCATTACTTCGGGATTTACCGTAACGGTAACAGCAGGCGGATTGAGTGTTGCAAACAAATCCATAAGGTCCGTACGTATTCTGTCGGCTACTGAAGAAGTAGAATAAATTCTGCCCGAACCATGACACATAGTACATTCATCTTGAAGATAGCTTGATATATCATTGCGCACTTTTTTTCTGGTCAATTCTACAAGCCCCAATCTCGTCATGCCTAAAACTTTACACTTGGTACGGTCGCGGCTTAAATTTTCTTCCAAGACCTGAAGCAGCTTTTCTTTGTGCTCATTGAGTTCCATATCAATAAAATCAATAACTACTATTCCGCCTATATTCCTTAAGCGTATCTGTCTTGCTATTTCTACTGCTGCTTCTAGATTGACCTCAAAAACAGTATCTTCAAGCAATGTGCCGTTTCCTGTGTATTTTCCGCTGTTGACGTCAATAACTGTAAGCGCTTCGGTCTTGTCTATGATAAGATATCCGCCGCTTTTTAACCAAACCTTGCGGTCTAAAAGCATGTCAATTTTTTGGCGAATACCATAGCTTTTGAACATATCCGTCTTGCCGGTGTACAGTTCCAGCTTGTCGGCGCAAACAGACAGACTTTTTACCAGATGTTCTGAAATCGTGTCATATACTTCTTTTGAATTGGTAATGATATGCTCAATGTTGCTGTTAAGCATATCTCTTACAGTTCTAAAAACCAAATCGCCCTCTGTATAAATAAGCTCGCGGGGGCGTGCCGTTTTGAATTTTTGATTAATGGTTTCCCATAATTTA
Coding sequences:
- a CDS encoding Rne/Rng family ribonuclease, which gives rise to MIRKSSIFIDVDSSNVRVAMTENNELAEFYIESSSKKKLVGNIYKGVVVNVLQGMQAAFVDIGLEKNAFLYVGDMIIDRSELENHVIDIPEKLTIKPGDEIMVQVVKDEVGTKGARISSNISLPARSVVMTPTLDFFGVSRKIQDEKVREKLLKLVQDHAPKGCGFIIRTVAPEISKREILSEIKSLYKLWETINQKFKTARPRELIYTEGDLVFRTVRDMLNSNIEHIITNSKEVYDTISEHLVKSLSVCADKLELYTGKTDMFKSYGIRQKIDMLLDRKVWLKSGGYLIIDKTEALTVIDVNSGKYTGNGTLLEDTVFEVNLEAAVEIARQIRLRNIGGIVVIDFIDMELNEHKEKLLQVLEENLSRDRTKCKVLGMTRLGLVELTRKKVRNDISSYLQDECTMCHGSGRIYSTSSVADRIRTDLMDLFATLNPPAVTVTVNPEVMTKVFTGAFSKECETIWAGKRIYMIPDERLSREIYRIQAEKDKILTLPDTARLVY